A genomic segment from Bradyrhizobium diazoefficiens USDA 110 encodes:
- a CDS encoding MFS transporter, translating into MNPLPQNPVVASGSFAAMKSVPYRLQFIAYVLAMMADNIEHVISYWVVFQKFHSPTLGGFAVLSHWLPFLLFSVAVGGLADRFDPRRIIQCGMLLFIVASSGWGFFFITDTIQMWHAMLLLVIHGCAGVLWQTPNQLLLYDLVGPADLPSAVRLNAMARYLGILVGPAVGGVIMLTLGTSHGIIFNTLFYLPMLIWLFWAPVRDKSVAVRRFAVRGLADIVLTMRAIGTQPVLTAMTWLAGLTSFMIGNAYHAQMPGFAGDLGHGDPGVSYSVLLAADAAGALLAGIALESWGRLKGTPRTAILLAMLWSAALLGFAAVRIYPIAIVLLFFAGFFELSFNTMAQALVQLNAPPDIRGRVVGLYNMAGLGMRAFSGITVGLFGAAIGIHWSLGLSAAVLLALLLWLYRRGARQA; encoded by the coding sequence TTGAACCCCCTTCCCCAAAATCCCGTGGTCGCGTCCGGCTCGTTCGCGGCGATGAAGTCCGTGCCTTATCGTCTCCAGTTCATCGCCTACGTGCTGGCGATGATGGCCGACAATATCGAGCACGTGATCAGCTACTGGGTGGTGTTCCAGAAATTCCATTCGCCGACGCTGGGGGGCTTTGCCGTGCTGTCGCACTGGCTGCCGTTCCTGCTGTTCTCCGTCGCCGTCGGCGGGCTCGCCGACCGGTTCGATCCGCGCCGCATCATCCAGTGCGGTATGCTGCTGTTCATCGTGGCATCGAGCGGCTGGGGCTTCTTCTTCATCACCGACACCATCCAGATGTGGCACGCGATGCTGCTGCTGGTGATCCACGGCTGCGCCGGCGTGTTGTGGCAGACGCCGAACCAGCTGCTGCTCTACGACCTCGTCGGCCCCGCCGATCTGCCGAGCGCGGTGCGGCTGAACGCGATGGCGCGCTATCTTGGCATTTTGGTGGGCCCGGCGGTCGGCGGCGTCATCATGCTGACGCTCGGCACCTCGCACGGCATTATCTTCAACACGCTGTTCTACCTGCCGATGCTGATCTGGCTGTTCTGGGCGCCGGTCCGCGACAAGAGCGTCGCGGTACGGCGCTTCGCCGTGCGCGGTCTCGCCGACATCGTGCTGACGATGCGCGCCATCGGCACCCAGCCGGTGTTGACGGCGATGACGTGGCTCGCCGGCCTCACCTCCTTCATGATCGGCAACGCCTATCACGCCCAGATGCCGGGCTTTGCCGGCGATCTCGGCCATGGCGATCCCGGCGTGTCCTACAGCGTGCTGCTCGCGGCCGACGCCGCCGGCGCGCTGCTCGCCGGCATCGCGCTGGAATCCTGGGGGCGGCTGAAGGGCACGCCGCGCACCGCGATCCTGCTGGCGATGCTGTGGAGCGCCGCGCTGCTCGGCTTCGCCGCGGTGCGGATCTATCCCATCGCGATCGTGCTGCTGTTCTTTGCGGGGTTCTTCGAACTGTCCTTCAACACCATGGCGCAGGCGCTGGTGCAGCTGAACGCGCCGCCCGACATCCGCGGCCGCGTCGTCGGCCTTTATAATATGGCCGGGCTCGGGATGCGGGCCTTCAGCGGCATCACCGTCGGGCTGTTCGGCGCGGCGATCGGCATTCACTGGTCGCTCGGCCTCTCGGCCGCGGTGCTGCTGGCGCTGCTGCTTTGGCTGTATCGGCGGGGGGCAAGGCAGGCCTGA
- a CDS encoding PilZ domain-containing protein, which produces MALANKKFLPAAEERRRFQRVKVHLLGRYMLPDRREFPCQVINMSPGGLALLAPGIGNVGDRVVAYLDHIGRVEGKITRIIDNGFAMTIGATPRKRDKLAAQLTWLANRDILNLPEDRRHDRIVPRNPIAVLTLEDGTKMTCRIIDLSLSGAAIAAENRPPLKSIVLLGRVQGRVVRNLEDGFALEFMHEQPIETLEESVTAR; this is translated from the coding sequence ATGGCGTTGGCGAACAAAAAATTTCTTCCGGCCGCCGAGGAACGTCGGCGTTTCCAGCGGGTCAAGGTGCACCTGCTCGGCCGCTACATGCTGCCGGACCGCCGGGAATTCCCTTGCCAGGTGATCAACATGTCGCCGGGCGGCCTCGCTTTGCTCGCCCCCGGCATCGGCAATGTCGGCGACCGCGTGGTCGCCTATCTCGACCATATCGGCCGCGTCGAGGGCAAGATCACCCGTATCATCGACAATGGCTTCGCCATGACGATCGGGGCGACGCCCAGGAAGCGCGACAAGCTCGCCGCCCAGCTCACCTGGCTCGCCAACCGCGACATCCTCAACCTGCCGGAGGATCGCCGCCACGACCGTATCGTGCCGCGCAACCCGATCGCGGTGCTGACGCTCGAGGACGGCACCAAGATGACCTGCCGCATTATCGACCTGTCGCTGTCGGGCGCGGCCATCGCCGCCGAGAACCGCCCGCCACTGAAATCGATCGTGCTGCTCGGCCGGGTCCAGGGCCGCGTGGTCCGGAACCTCGAAGACGGCTTCGCGCTGGAGTTCATGCACGAGCAGCCGATCGAGACACTCGAAGAGAGCGTTACCGCGCGGTAA
- a CDS encoding transglutaminase-like cysteine peptidase: protein MFDFRGQGKRLAIAAMLFGISATVQAGENRLLYASLGDTTRAPIGWVEFCADNAAQCQGGSTQPRDIVMSQTAWRDLVKVNRWVNETVKPLTDQEHWGVIEKWSLPSDGYGDCEDYVLLKRKMLMDAGWPREALLITVVRDKKGEGHAVLTVKTDKGEFVLDNQNENVVAWTETGYRFVKRQSQSDPNVWVSLGDTRPAVSTASARD, encoded by the coding sequence ATGTTTGATTTCAGGGGACAGGGGAAGAGGCTGGCGATCGCCGCCATGCTCTTCGGAATCAGCGCGACGGTGCAGGCCGGTGAGAACCGTCTGCTCTACGCGAGCCTTGGCGACACCACGCGTGCGCCGATCGGCTGGGTCGAGTTCTGTGCCGACAATGCCGCTCAGTGCCAGGGCGGGTCGACGCAACCGCGCGACATCGTGATGTCGCAGACCGCATGGCGCGACCTCGTCAAGGTCAATCGCTGGGTCAACGAGACCGTCAAGCCTTTGACCGACCAGGAGCACTGGGGCGTGATCGAGAAGTGGTCGCTGCCATCGGACGGTTACGGCGACTGTGAAGACTACGTGCTGTTGAAGCGCAAGATGCTGATGGATGCCGGCTGGCCTCGCGAGGCGCTGCTCATCACCGTCGTGCGCGACAAGAAGGGCGAAGGGCACGCGGTGCTGACGGTGAAGACCGACAAGGGCGAGTTCGTTCTCGACAACCAGAACGAGAACGTCGTTGCCTGGACGGAGACCGGCTACCGCTTCGTCAAGCGCCAGTCGCAGAGCGATCCCAATGTCTGGGTCTCGCTCGGCGATACCCGGCCGGCGGTCTCCACCGCCAGCGCCAGGGACTAG
- a CDS encoding metal-dependent hydrolase family protein, which produces MSVGTSLCLSSQTRAQQDSAVLFRNVRIFDGKSGALSAASNVLVRNTKIEKISTANITADAQAIDGGGRVLMPGLIDAHWHAMLVRPTPAAALGDVGYNNLLAASEATATLMRGFTTVRDMGGPSFGLKRAIDEDLVAGPRIYPSGAIITITSGHGDFRQLSDLPRTIGGMLSRMEQVGGSMVADSPDEVRVRAREQLMQGASQVKLTAGGGVASPFSPLDVSTFTEPELRAAVEAADNWGTYVATHAYTPVAIQRSIAAGVRCIEHGHLMDEASAKLIAEKGIWLSTQPFLDMSMAAALGPAEQDKMRQVVTGTDRVYALAKKYGIKTAFGTDVLFSKALADRQGSMLAALTRWYTPAEALAMATSANAELLGLSGPRNPYPGKLGVVEEGALADLLLVDGNPLDNITLVEDPAKNFVVIMKGGKVYKNIVPR; this is translated from the coding sequence ATGTCGGTTGGAACGAGCCTCTGTCTCTCGTCGCAAACGCGGGCCCAACAGGACTCCGCCGTTCTGTTCCGCAACGTCCGGATATTCGACGGAAAGAGCGGTGCGCTCTCCGCCGCGTCCAATGTTCTCGTCAGGAACACGAAGATCGAGAAGATATCGACCGCGAACATCACGGCTGACGCCCAGGCAATCGACGGCGGCGGCCGGGTGCTGATGCCGGGGCTGATCGACGCGCATTGGCACGCGATGCTGGTCCGTCCGACGCCGGCCGCGGCCCTCGGCGACGTCGGCTACAACAATCTGCTCGCCGCGAGCGAGGCGACCGCGACGCTGATGCGCGGCTTCACCACGGTGCGCGACATGGGCGGGCCCAGTTTCGGCCTCAAGCGGGCGATCGACGAGGACCTCGTCGCCGGTCCGCGCATCTATCCCTCCGGTGCCATCATCACCATCACCAGCGGCCATGGCGACTTCCGGCAGCTCTCCGATCTGCCGCGAACCATCGGCGGCATGCTCAGCCGCATGGAGCAGGTCGGCGGCAGCATGGTCGCCGACAGTCCCGACGAGGTGCGTGTTCGCGCGCGCGAGCAGCTCATGCAGGGCGCCTCGCAGGTCAAGCTCACGGCGGGCGGCGGCGTCGCGTCGCCCTTCAGTCCGCTCGACGTCTCCACCTTCACCGAGCCCGAGCTGCGGGCGGCGGTCGAGGCCGCCGACAATTGGGGCACCTATGTCGCCACGCACGCCTATACGCCGGTCGCGATCCAGCGCTCGATCGCAGCCGGCGTGAGATGCATCGAGCATGGTCACCTCATGGACGAGGCGAGTGCCAAGCTGATAGCGGAGAAGGGGATCTGGCTCAGCACCCAGCCGTTCCTGGATATGTCCATGGCTGCCGCGCTCGGACCTGCGGAGCAGGACAAGATGCGGCAGGTGGTCACCGGCACCGACCGCGTCTATGCGCTGGCGAAAAAGTACGGCATCAAGACCGCGTTCGGCACCGACGTCCTGTTCTCGAAGGCATTGGCGGACAGACAGGGCTCAATGCTGGCCGCGCTCACGCGCTGGTACACGCCGGCCGAAGCGCTGGCCATGGCGACGTCGGCCAATGCCGAATTGCTGGGCCTGTCGGGTCCGCGAAATCCCTATCCCGGCAAGCTCGGCGTGGTCGAGGAGGGCGCGCTCGCCGATCTCCTGCTGGTCGACGGCAATCCGCTCGACAACATCACCCTCGTTGAAGATCCCGCGAAGAATTTCGTCGTGATCATGAAGGGCGGCAAGGTCTACAAGAATATCGTTCCGCGCTGA
- a CDS encoding GntR family transcriptional regulator, whose amino-acid sequence MAAKTRQKSDAPDASDRVSRIREGVTAAILEHRLLPGTKLGEDEIGEIYGASRTLVRTALQQLAHEGIVNIEKNRGAFVARPTPADAREVFEARRLIEPTIVDHACEAASPAWLERLGRHLTEEREAELRGDARASVRLSGEFHKLVAEMSGHSIYLGFLKELIARSSLIILLYRRHDTPACGTDHHAGIVAAIRKRDKQAARAQMLSHLNEIEAELFLKDPAADETRLADVLGT is encoded by the coding sequence ATGGCCGCCAAGACCCGCCAGAAATCCGATGCGCCAGACGCGAGCGATCGCGTCAGCCGGATCAGGGAGGGCGTGACCGCGGCGATCCTCGAGCATCGTCTGCTGCCGGGCACGAAGCTCGGCGAGGACGAGATCGGCGAGATCTACGGCGCGAGCCGCACGCTGGTCCGCACCGCGCTCCAGCAGCTCGCGCATGAGGGCATCGTCAACATCGAGAAGAACCGCGGCGCCTTCGTCGCGCGCCCGACGCCCGCCGACGCGCGCGAAGTGTTCGAGGCGCGCCGCCTGATCGAGCCCACCATCGTCGACCACGCGTGTGAGGCGGCGTCGCCGGCATGGCTCGAGCGCCTCGGCCGACATCTCACTGAAGAGCGCGAGGCGGAACTGCGCGGTGACGCGCGCGCCTCGGTCCGCCTCTCCGGCGAATTTCACAAGCTCGTCGCCGAGATGAGTGGCCACAGCATCTATCTCGGCTTCCTCAAGGAGCTGATCGCGCGCTCCTCGCTGATCATCCTGCTCTATCGCCGCCACGACACGCCGGCCTGCGGCACCGATCACCACGCCGGGATCGTCGCGGCGATCCGCAAGCGCGACAAGCAGGCTGCCCGCGCGCAGATGCTGTCGCATCTGAACGAGATCGAAGCCGAGCTGTTCCTGAAGGATCCCGCCGCCGACGAGACGCGGCTCGCGGATGTGCTGGGCACCTAA
- a CDS encoding ABC transporter ATP-binding protein yields the protein MATPAALELVAVTKRYDTTLAVDDVNLKIPAGTYCCLLGPSGCGKTSTLRMIAGHEAVSEGDIILGAQNVTDLEPAKRGTAMMFQSYALFPHLTVLDNVAFALKMRGIDRATRHKRAGELLELVAMTPYAARLPAQLSGGQQQRVALARALITEPQILLLDEPLSALDPFLRVKMRGELKRLQRELGISFIQVTHGQEEAMALADHIVVMNHGKIEQQGTARDIFHHPRTEFVARFIGGHNVLSDAGRLIAVRADQLGIVPFADGAYGAPALLTQTEYQGSYIAVSLTLDDGTALFSHLPEAAFDVHPFRPGDRVLATWDPAKAQRLQ from the coding sequence ATGGCCACTCCTGCCGCTCTCGAACTGGTCGCCGTCACCAAGCGCTACGACACGACGCTGGCGGTCGACGACGTCAACCTCAAGATCCCGGCCGGCACCTATTGCTGCCTGCTCGGCCCCTCCGGCTGCGGCAAGACCTCGACCCTGCGCATGATCGCGGGCCATGAGGCAGTCAGCGAGGGCGACATCATCCTTGGTGCGCAGAACGTCACCGATCTCGAGCCCGCCAAGCGCGGCACCGCGATGATGTTCCAGTCCTACGCGCTGTTTCCGCATCTGACCGTGCTCGACAACGTGGCATTCGCCCTGAAAATGCGCGGGATCGACCGGGCGACGCGGCACAAGCGTGCCGGCGAACTGCTCGAGCTGGTGGCCATGACCCCCTATGCGGCCCGGCTGCCGGCGCAACTCTCCGGCGGCCAGCAGCAGCGTGTCGCGCTCGCCCGCGCACTGATCACCGAGCCGCAGATCCTGTTGCTCGACGAGCCGCTCTCCGCGCTCGATCCGTTCCTGCGGGTGAAGATGCGCGGCGAGCTGAAGCGGCTGCAGCGCGAGCTCGGCATCAGCTTCATTCAGGTCACCCACGGCCAGGAAGAGGCGATGGCGCTCGCCGACCACATCGTGGTGATGAACCACGGCAAGATCGAGCAGCAGGGCACCGCCCGCGACATCTTCCACCATCCCCGCACCGAATTCGTGGCGCGCTTCATCGGCGGCCACAACGTCCTCAGCGACGCCGGCAGACTCATCGCCGTGCGCGCCGATCAGCTCGGCATCGTGCCGTTCGCCGACGGTGCGTACGGCGCGCCGGCGCTGCTGACCCAGACCGAGTACCAGGGCTCCTACATCGCCGTCTCGCTCACGCTCGACGACGGCACCGCCCTGTTCTCCCACCTCCCCGAGGCTGCCTTCGACGTTCACCCGTTCCGACCGGGCGATCGCGTGCTGGCCACCTGGGATCCCGCCAAGGCGCAGCGCCTGCAATAG
- a CDS encoding ABC transporter substrate-binding protein codes for MTETTRTKGVSRRTLLKGTAGLAGLAAGSGAITGFPYVKSADAKVLRYLGTAVNEGDDISKQCLKDTGIKIEYITATTDDVTKRVMTQPNSFDVLDTEYFSLKKLVPSGNILALDARKIKEFDNITPVFTKGQTPGGKKIGNQGTAPWKVLYLEGKDSKKFATSATEFVTLIPTVYNADTLGIRPDLIKRPISSWSELLNPEFKGKASILNIPSIGIMDAAMVVEATGKYKYADKGNMTKEEIDLTMKVMTEAKKAGQFRAFWKDFNESVNLMASGETVIQSMWSPAVTKVRSMGIPCTFQPLKEGYRSWASGFCVSKGVSGAKLEWAYEFVNWFLSGYAGAYLNRQGYYSAVLSTAKAHMEPYEWAYWMEGKPAEKDIKAPDGSLLEKAGAVRDGGSYEDRMGGVACWNAVMDENDYMVRKWNEFIAA; via the coding sequence ATGACCGAGACCACCAGGACAAAGGGCGTCAGCCGCCGCACGCTGCTCAAGGGCACCGCGGGTCTCGCCGGCCTTGCCGCCGGCTCCGGCGCCATCACCGGCTTTCCCTATGTGAAGTCGGCCGATGCGAAAGTGCTGCGCTATCTCGGCACCGCCGTGAACGAGGGTGACGACATCTCCAAGCAGTGCCTGAAAGACACCGGCATCAAGATCGAATACATCACCGCGACCACCGACGACGTCACCAAGCGCGTAATGACCCAGCCGAACTCCTTCGACGTGCTGGACACCGAATATTTCTCGCTGAAGAAGCTGGTGCCGTCCGGCAACATCCTTGCCCTCGACGCCAGGAAGATCAAGGAGTTCGACAACATCACGCCGGTCTTCACCAAGGGCCAGACGCCCGGCGGCAAGAAGATCGGCAACCAGGGCACCGCGCCCTGGAAGGTGCTCTATCTCGAAGGCAAGGACTCCAAGAAGTTCGCCACCTCGGCGACCGAGTTCGTCACGCTGATCCCCACCGTCTACAACGCCGACACGCTCGGCATCCGTCCCGACCTGATCAAGCGGCCGATCAGCTCCTGGTCCGAGCTGCTCAATCCCGAATTCAAAGGCAAGGCGTCGATCCTCAACATCCCCTCGATCGGCATCATGGACGCCGCGATGGTCGTCGAAGCCACCGGCAAGTACAAATATGCCGACAAGGGCAACATGACCAAGGAAGAGATCGATCTCACCATGAAGGTGATGACCGAGGCCAAGAAGGCCGGTCAGTTCCGCGCCTTCTGGAAGGACTTCAACGAGAGCGTCAATTTGATGGCCTCGGGTGAAACCGTGATCCAGTCAATGTGGTCGCCGGCAGTCACGAAGGTGCGCTCGATGGGCATCCCCTGCACCTTCCAGCCGCTCAAGGAGGGCTATCGCTCCTGGGCCTCGGGCTTCTGCGTCTCCAAGGGCGTGTCGGGTGCGAAGCTCGAATGGGCCTACGAGTTCGTGAACTGGTTCCTGTCCGGCTATGCCGGCGCCTATCTCAACCGCCAGGGCTACTACTCCGCCGTGCTCTCCACCGCGAAGGCGCATATGGAGCCCTACGAGTGGGCCTACTGGATGGAAGGCAAGCCGGCCGAGAAGGACATCAAGGCGCCCGACGGCTCGCTGCTGGAGAAAGCCGGCGCGGTGCGCGACGGCGGCTCCTACGAGGACCGCATGGGCGGCGTCGCTTGCTGGAACGCGGTGATGGACGAGAACGACTACATGGTCCGCAAGTGGAACGAGTTCATCGCGGCGTAA
- a CDS encoding ABC transporter permease, with amino-acid sequence MDTSEDILQQASPGLIPGSGTARAAKPTRLSPSFISWLQAGPMMLVFLAFFLIPLVFVVIVSFWDYNEYQLLPAFSGRGYTDTFEGCIAQLPDLCTIGKTYLMTLKLCFLVWAITLFIGFWVAYFLAFHIKSKTWQMGLSLLCTIPFWTSNVIRMIAWIPLLGRNGLVNSGLVKTGLINQPLEWLLFSEFSVVLALVHLFTFFMVVPIFNSMVRIDKSLIEAAYDAGATGFQTLVNVVIPLAKPGIVIGSIFVITIVMGDFITIGVMGGQQIAAAGKIIETRVNALQFPAAAANAVILLAITFLIITMMSRIVDIKKEL; translated from the coding sequence ATGGACACGTCAGAGGACATCCTGCAACAGGCGTCCCCGGGATTGATCCCGGGGTCGGGCACAGCGCGCGCCGCAAAGCCGACGCGCCTGTCGCCGTCCTTCATCTCCTGGCTCCAGGCCGGGCCGATGATGCTGGTGTTCCTCGCCTTCTTCCTGATCCCGCTGGTATTCGTCGTCATCGTCTCGTTCTGGGACTACAACGAATACCAGCTGCTGCCGGCCTTCTCGGGCCGCGGCTACACCGACACGTTCGAAGGCTGCATCGCGCAGCTCCCCGATCTCTGCACGATCGGCAAGACCTATCTGATGACACTGAAGCTGTGCTTCCTGGTCTGGGCGATCACGCTGTTCATCGGCTTCTGGGTCGCCTATTTCCTCGCCTTCCACATCAAGTCCAAGACCTGGCAGATGGGATTGTCGCTGCTCTGCACGATCCCGTTCTGGACCTCCAACGTGATCCGCATGATCGCGTGGATTCCGCTGCTCGGCCGCAACGGCCTCGTCAATTCCGGCCTCGTCAAGACAGGTCTCATCAACCAGCCGCTGGAATGGCTGTTGTTCTCCGAGTTCTCGGTCGTGCTGGCACTGGTGCACCTCTTCACCTTCTTCATGGTGGTTCCGATCTTCAATTCGATGGTGCGCATCGACAAGTCGCTGATCGAGGCCGCCTATGACGCCGGCGCCACCGGCTTCCAGACGCTCGTGAACGTCGTCATTCCGCTCGCCAAGCCCGGCATCGTGATCGGCTCGATCTTCGTCATCACCATCGTGATGGGCGATTTCATCACCATCGGCGTGATGGGCGGCCAGCAGATTGCGGCGGCCGGGAAGATCATCGAGACGCGGGTGAACGCGCTGCAGTTCCCCGCGGCAGCGGCCAACGCCGTCATCCTGCTCGCGATCACCTTCCTGATCATCACCATGATGTCGCGCATCGTCGACATCAAGAAGGAGCTCTGA
- a CDS encoding ABC transporter permease has translation MKEGRPRSFYVLAIFFAAYVLFLYGPMIAIYVLSFQGPQGGLTFPMNGVSTFWIAKLFQGTGIVDLGAAFRRSLLLGLIVMIVTVVLSVAAGMAFRRRFKAQSILFYSAIASLIVPSIITSLGISLEFRIIDDLIKAHWNENFETSMGLLTSGLGAHLTWTLPFGLLIMFAIFNRFDPRLEEAARDLGATPWQAFRHVVLPIILPSVIGIGLFGFTLSWDELARSSQAIGAVNTLPLDLQGLTTTVTNPDIYALGTVISAVSFTVITLALGTIHVLNKRQAAKGSDAGKGLV, from the coding sequence ATGAAGGAAGGACGCCCGCGCTCTTTCTACGTGCTCGCGATCTTCTTCGCGGCCTATGTGCTGTTTCTCTACGGCCCGATGATCGCGATCTACGTGCTGTCGTTCCAGGGGCCGCAGGGCGGCCTCACCTTCCCGATGAACGGGGTGTCGACCTTCTGGATCGCGAAATTATTCCAGGGCACCGGCATCGTCGATCTCGGCGCGGCTTTCCGCCGCTCACTGCTGCTCGGTCTCATCGTGATGATCGTCACCGTCGTGCTGTCCGTTGCAGCCGGTATGGCCTTCCGCCGCAGGTTCAAGGCGCAAAGCATCCTGTTCTACTCGGCGATCGCGAGCCTCATCGTTCCCTCGATCATCACCTCGCTCGGCATCTCGCTTGAATTCCGCATCATCGACGATCTGATCAAGGCGCATTGGAACGAGAATTTCGAGACCTCGATGGGCCTGCTCACCTCCGGGCTCGGCGCGCATCTGACCTGGACGCTGCCGTTCGGGCTTCTCATCATGTTCGCGATCTTCAACCGCTTCGACCCCAGGCTCGAGGAAGCAGCGCGCGATCTCGGTGCGACGCCGTGGCAGGCGTTCCGTCATGTCGTGCTGCCGATCATCCTGCCCTCCGTGATCGGCATTGGCCTGTTCGGCTTCACGCTGTCCTGGGACGAGCTCGCGCGCTCCAGCCAGGCGATCGGGGCGGTGAACACTCTGCCGCTCGATCTCCAGGGCCTCACCACCACCGTGACGAACCCCGACATCTACGCGCTCGGCACCGTGATCTCCGCCGTCTCGTTCACGGTGATCACGCTTGCGCTCGGCACCATCCACGTGCTGAACAAGCGGCAGGCGGCCAAGGGCTCGGACGCCGGCAAGGGGCTTGTCTGA
- a CDS encoding aspartate/glutamate racemase family protein → MRLHVVNPNTTASMTAKIAAAARSVALPSTEIDARQPTMGPVSIEGFYDEAFAVPGMLGCIREADRDGADAHIIACFDDTGLDAARAVAKAPVIGIGEAGFHMASLIAARFAVVTTLGVSIVPIEDNLTKYGLAGRCARVRAAEVPVLALEERNADALAKISAEITAAIRDDRAEAVVLGCAGMADLAAELAATHGLPVVDGVAAAVTLAESLVRLGLKTSRLGPYAAPRSKTYSGPFSPFQP, encoded by the coding sequence ATGCGACTTCACGTCGTCAATCCCAACACCACCGCGTCGATGACGGCGAAGATCGCCGCTGCAGCGCGCAGCGTCGCCCTGCCCAGCACCGAGATCGACGCGCGCCAGCCGACGATGGGCCCGGTCTCGATCGAGGGCTTTTACGACGAGGCCTTCGCCGTGCCCGGCATGCTCGGCTGCATCCGCGAGGCCGACCGAGACGGCGCTGACGCGCACATCATCGCCTGTTTCGACGACACCGGCCTCGACGCGGCACGCGCGGTGGCGAAGGCGCCGGTGATCGGCATCGGCGAAGCGGGCTTTCACATGGCGAGCCTGATCGCGGCGCGCTTTGCCGTGGTGACGACGCTCGGTGTCTCCATCGTGCCGATCGAGGACAATCTGACGAAGTACGGTCTCGCCGGGCGCTGCGCCCGCGTCCGCGCCGCCGAGGTGCCGGTGCTCGCGCTCGAAGAGCGCAACGCCGATGCGCTCGCAAAGATCTCCGCGGAGATCACGGCCGCGATCCGCGACGACCGTGCGGAGGCTGTCGTGCTCGGCTGCGCCGGCATGGCGGATCTCGCCGCTGAGCTCGCTGCAACCCACGGCCTGCCCGTGGTCGACGGCGTCGCCGCCGCCGTGACGTTGGCGGAATCGCTGGTGCGGCTCGGCCTGAAGACGTCCCGGCTCGGGCCCTACGCTGCGCCACGGTCGAAGACCTATTCCGGGCCGTTTTCGCCGTTTCAGCCCTGA
- a CDS encoding gamma carbonic anhydrase family protein: MAIYELDGQAPDLPADGNYFIAETATVIGRVRLKPGASVWFGAVLRGDNEWIEIGEGANVQDGSTCHTDLGFPLVIGKNCTVGHNVILHGCTIEEGALIGMGSIVMNGAKIGRNSIVGAGSVITEGKEFPERSLIIGSPARVMRTLDDAQVQRMGSAAKFYVANGPRFTKGLKRIG, translated from the coding sequence ATGGCGATCTACGAGCTCGACGGGCAGGCGCCCGATCTTCCCGCCGACGGCAACTATTTCATCGCGGAGACCGCAACCGTGATCGGCCGCGTGCGCCTGAAGCCGGGGGCGAGCGTCTGGTTCGGCGCGGTGCTGCGCGGCGACAATGAATGGATCGAGATCGGCGAGGGCGCCAACGTGCAGGACGGCTCGACCTGCCACACCGATCTCGGCTTTCCGCTTGTCATCGGCAAGAACTGCACCGTCGGCCACAACGTCATCCTGCACGGCTGCACGATCGAGGAGGGTGCGCTGATCGGCATGGGTTCGATCGTGATGAACGGCGCGAAGATCGGCCGCAACAGCATCGTCGGCGCCGGTTCCGTCATCACCGAGGGCAAGGAGTTTCCCGAACGCTCCCTGATCATCGGCTCGCCCGCGCGCGTGATGCGCACGCTCGACGATGCCCAGGTGCAGAGGATGGGAAGCGCGGCGAAGTTCTACGTCGCCAACGGACCTCGCTTCACGAAGGGCCTGAAGCGGATCGGGTGA
- a CDS encoding DUF6949 family protein, whose translation MTPEALNSFFSIGIGFALAGALVNGYQAVAQRPAGFGLLQDGVAPKTFAAVPFLVFAAPFIIMRNTLRGMRLESRRLEFVMMATVIAGFWSMMSGTFFLMTLRATGVLG comes from the coding sequence ATGACACCTGAAGCTCTCAATTCCTTCTTCTCGATTGGCATCGGTTTCGCGCTCGCTGGCGCACTCGTGAACGGATACCAGGCGGTCGCGCAGCGGCCCGCCGGCTTCGGCCTGTTGCAGGACGGCGTGGCCCCGAAGACCTTCGCGGCGGTGCCGTTCCTGGTGTTCGCCGCACCCTTCATCATCATGCGCAACACGCTGCGCGGCATGCGGCTGGAAAGCCGCCGCCTCGAATTCGTGATGATGGCGACCGTCATCGCCGGCTTCTGGAGCATGATGAGCGGCACCTTCTTCCTGATGACGCTGCGGGCGACCGGCGTCCTGGGCTGA